One genomic window of Aliiroseovarius sp. M344 includes the following:
- a CDS encoding DUF302 domain-containing protein gives MQETDQAITYAFDGAFDDATFAVESAIVGKGLVIDYVSHTGDMMERTKADVGSDVTIFDGADIFLFCSAQTSREVMEADPMNIAFCPYGIFVTDTEGDVRVGYRKYPDGDMQKVQALLDEIVKEAVAD, from the coding sequence ATGCAGGAAACTGATCAGGCCATCACTTATGCTTTTGATGGTGCCTTCGATGACGCGACCTTCGCGGTCGAATCTGCCATTGTCGGCAAAGGGCTGGTCATCGACTATGTCAGCCACACCGGCGACATGATGGAGCGCACGAAGGCCGATGTGGGCTCGGATGTGACGATCTTTGATGGCGCAGACATTTTCCTGTTCTGCTCGGCGCAAACCAGCCGCGAGGTGATGGAGGCCGACCCGATGAATATCGCCTTCTGCCCCTACGGTATTTTTGTGACCGACACCGAGGGCGATGTCCGCGTCGGGTATCGCAAATATCCTGACGGAGACATGCAAAAGGTTCAGGCCCTTCTGGACGAGATTGTGAAAGAGGCTGTCGCGGACTAG
- a CDS encoding TIGR01244 family sulfur transferase: MRKLDDRVTVSPQITVDDIPAIKAAGFTVVMCNRPDGEEPGQPNWAEISAAAQAAGLTTSFLPMSNREDAFAVMDEFRHVVDSAPGPVFAYCRSGTRCEILWMTAQANA; this comes from the coding sequence ATGAGAAAACTGGATGACCGGGTGACGGTCTCGCCACAGATTACCGTGGATGATATTCCGGCGATTAAGGCGGCGGGCTTCACTGTGGTGATGTGCAACCGCCCTGATGGGGAAGAACCCGGTCAGCCTAACTGGGCCGAGATCAGCGCGGCGGCGCAGGCAGCTGGGTTGACCACGTCGTTCTTGCCGATGTCAAACCGCGAAGACGCCTTTGCAGTGATGGACGAATTTCGACATGTGGTCGATTCCGCGCCCGGACCCGTTTTCGCCTATTGTCGATCGGGCACACGCTGCGAAATCCTTTGGATGACCGCGCAGGCCAACGCTTAA
- a CDS encoding tetratricopeptide repeat protein codes for MFAWLDQGGVLADWMLTDPRELVIQTSSQDSADLTDALLAAPWELLADQNGFLALDMRLFSVVRQAHGAVEPQMPDHKDIALLFMAASPRGQNSLDHEGEEAMILQATRPKLGQAAPVHLQVEESGSLEFLAEAARLEGPFEALHLSCHGNILSQENASPQPVIFLETDEGEADPVTVDRLKTKLGQMPPLLFLSACRTAERGEGRGRPLPEGFRRDVISDSTVRRDTDSPDSEASPDLADPFARQISGFTANVLGWDGSVYDSEAALFAETFYQEVSKGDTAPIAAAKARRTLLRERSPENAMIGAHWHLARVYLGPGGGGPICDPRAAAARPARPDTEQAFLGGDRRVPVASRDRFVGRRREIQRIIAAFRSGTKGVVIHGMGNLGKSSLAARVASRTTGYRVAVVYGICTARTIFEALRKVLNEIADDLEDYSEARTIREELVLWEEEIAQNPTVISDIFRRLLRGHLNTHPVLLVLDDFEQSLLPPSTDTAEITPRPDCRDAVLSLLQAVSEAQSASRLLVTSRFDFVAKDAGACRLDEILLRVPLVPMEGRERAKQVRAKATAEDKVELLSHRAALINEALEVSAGSPGLQDVLTGTILNDEEAAAQRAIEQIRNFQQSGETPPPGTDLGDFFARMTFEVYADALTGTQRRALGAAAIFSEDVPIPRPALLTAIGTSGIAEPEAALDRLLALGLVDDWGAISPWTDTLDLPHHAVNPLARSLEETLTEGDVSQISTPVLADLSAAWRDDEGDFPLDPRGLEAARLGLEASDPDPEILEAAAAAAMAFLFNIREDAGAALKLGMAALERLEQMGHIPGPILPGKLVVAAHALGEVEIEERIIEATLRRDDLTPFDRGQFLALRGNRQNIQGNIGQAISSYEEAIGLLQESGDKRDVAIVRGDLAYILAMRGDSDEALRILEEEELPAFEALGDTRSIAITQGKIADILRTRGEFDEARRICEQETLPLYEALGDRYFVARTCGRIALILQGQGNFDEARRIREEEELPILEALGEKRQIAKTHGQIASILQDQGEFAEARRIHEQEELPIYEALGDRRAIAIARGRIADILWQQGDLAEARRIFEQEQLPILEALGDKREFVIAQGKIADILQEQGDLDGALDLHLSRLPEAEHMQDSHMIAYIRYHCAKIRLLRDDLEPGDLQVIVDELTDSFIISHKLDDQLFTGISGELLAQVLALGGQTVDALGVLDLAEQAYDEFGDQSDIYHCQALRAEILKTAERDDQT; via the coding sequence ATGTTCGCTTGGCTTGATCAGGGCGGCGTGTTGGCGGACTGGATGCTTACCGATCCGCGTGAGCTTGTCATTCAGACATCTTCGCAAGATTCTGCAGACCTGACCGATGCGCTTCTGGCAGCACCTTGGGAGTTGCTGGCCGATCAGAATGGCTTTCTGGCATTGGACATGCGCCTTTTTTCAGTTGTCCGACAAGCACATGGCGCTGTTGAGCCTCAGATGCCGGACCATAAAGACATCGCTCTGCTCTTCATGGCGGCCTCACCGCGCGGCCAGAATTCACTCGACCACGAGGGCGAGGAAGCCATGATATTGCAAGCCACCCGCCCAAAGCTCGGGCAGGCTGCGCCAGTGCACCTTCAAGTCGAAGAAAGCGGTTCTTTGGAATTCCTCGCTGAAGCCGCGCGACTCGAGGGTCCCTTCGAAGCGCTGCATCTCAGCTGCCATGGCAACATCCTATCGCAGGAGAACGCTTCACCTCAGCCGGTGATTTTCCTTGAGACCGATGAAGGTGAAGCAGATCCGGTCACGGTCGACCGCCTAAAGACCAAACTCGGCCAGATGCCACCACTGCTATTTCTCTCGGCTTGTCGCACGGCCGAGCGCGGCGAAGGTCGTGGGCGTCCCCTCCCCGAGGGATTTCGCCGTGATGTAATCAGCGACAGCACAGTCAGGCGGGACACAGATTCACCCGATAGCGAGGCGAGTCCTGACCTTGCCGATCCCTTCGCCCGACAGATCTCAGGGTTCACGGCAAATGTCTTGGGCTGGGACGGCTCAGTCTATGACAGCGAAGCCGCCCTCTTTGCCGAGACCTTCTATCAGGAGGTTTCGAAAGGTGACACAGCCCCCATAGCTGCCGCGAAGGCCCGTCGCACGTTACTGCGTGAACGATCTCCAGAAAATGCAATGATCGGCGCCCACTGGCACCTTGCGCGGGTTTATCTCGGGCCAGGTGGAGGCGGTCCGATTTGCGATCCTCGTGCTGCAGCCGCGCGACCTGCCCGCCCAGATACAGAGCAGGCTTTTCTTGGCGGGGACCGGCGAGTTCCGGTCGCAAGCCGGGACAGGTTTGTTGGCCGTCGGCGCGAGATCCAGCGCATCATTGCCGCCTTCCGGAGCGGCACGAAGGGCGTGGTGATCCATGGCATGGGCAACCTCGGCAAGTCGAGCCTGGCTGCACGTGTTGCCAGCAGAACGACGGGTTATCGGGTGGCAGTCGTCTATGGCATCTGCACGGCCCGCACGATTTTTGAGGCGTTGCGCAAGGTGCTCAACGAGATCGCCGACGATCTCGAGGACTATTCCGAAGCCCGAACAATCCGCGAAGAACTCGTGCTCTGGGAAGAAGAGATTGCCCAAAACCCAACCGTGATCAGCGACATCTTTCGTCGCCTGCTGCGCGGACACCTGAACACCCATCCGGTCCTGCTTGTGCTCGACGATTTCGAACAGTCACTGCTGCCACCCTCTACGGATACCGCTGAGATCACTCCGCGTCCGGACTGCCGAGACGCAGTTCTGTCTTTACTCCAAGCGGTATCAGAAGCGCAGAGTGCGTCGAGGCTCCTAGTCACCTCACGGTTCGACTTCGTGGCCAAAGACGCCGGTGCATGCAGACTCGACGAGATCTTGCTGCGCGTTCCTCTGGTGCCGATGGAGGGACGGGAACGCGCAAAGCAGGTCCGCGCCAAGGCGACGGCAGAAGACAAAGTCGAACTTCTGTCGCATCGCGCGGCACTGATCAATGAAGCGCTCGAGGTCTCGGCCGGCAGCCCCGGCTTGCAGGACGTGCTAACTGGCACGATCCTGAACGACGAAGAAGCCGCGGCACAGCGGGCCATCGAGCAAATACGGAACTTCCAGCAAAGCGGTGAGACGCCACCACCAGGAACCGATCTCGGGGATTTCTTCGCCCGCATGACATTCGAAGTTTACGCCGACGCGCTCACTGGAACGCAGCGACGCGCACTTGGCGCCGCTGCGATCTTTTCCGAAGATGTGCCGATCCCACGACCTGCCCTGCTGACCGCGATTGGCACAAGCGGCATTGCGGAGCCCGAGGCGGCACTCGATCGGTTGCTGGCGCTCGGTCTTGTTGATGATTGGGGAGCGATATCCCCTTGGACGGATACACTAGACCTACCGCATCACGCGGTTAATCCACTTGCGCGTTCGCTGGAGGAGACACTAACCGAGGGAGATGTGTCCCAGATCAGCACCCCAGTGTTGGCGGACCTAAGCGCGGCTTGGAGAGATGACGAGGGAGATTTCCCACTGGACCCGCGCGGGCTCGAGGCAGCGCGCCTGGGTCTCGAAGCTTCCGATCCGGACCCGGAGATCTTGGAGGCTGCAGCGGCGGCGGCCATGGCATTTCTTTTCAATATTCGAGAAGATGCCGGCGCCGCGCTTAAACTTGGTATGGCCGCACTGGAACGTCTGGAGCAAATGGGCCACATCCCCGGACCAATATTGCCCGGCAAATTGGTAGTTGCGGCACACGCACTTGGCGAGGTCGAGATCGAGGAGAGAATCATCGAGGCAACACTGCGGCGGGATGATCTCACCCCGTTCGACCGGGGTCAATTCCTGGCGCTGCGCGGCAATCGGCAGAATATCCAAGGCAACATTGGTCAGGCGATAAGCAGCTACGAAGAAGCCATTGGTCTACTGCAAGAAAGCGGCGACAAACGCGATGTCGCCATTGTCCGCGGAGATTTAGCCTATATCTTAGCGATGCGGGGCGACAGTGACGAAGCCCTACGTATCCTCGAGGAAGAAGAACTCCCGGCATTCGAAGCCCTCGGCGACACGCGCTCCATCGCTATCACCCAGGGAAAGATCGCCGATATCTTACGGACACGGGGCGAGTTCGACGAGGCTCGCCGCATCTGCGAGCAGGAAACACTCCCGCTTTACGAGGCCCTCGGTGACCGCTATTTCGTCGCCAGAACCTGCGGGCGGATCGCCCTTATCCTGCAGGGACAAGGCAACTTCGATGAGGCCCGCCGTATCCGCGAGGAGGAAGAACTCCCGATTTTGGAGGCCCTCGGCGAAAAGCGCCAAATCGCCAAGACCCACGGGCAGATCGCCAGTATCCTGCAGGATCAAGGCGAGTTCGCTGAGGCCCGCCGCATCCACGAGCAGGAAGAACTCCCGATTTACGAGGCCCTTGGCGACAGGCGCGCCATCGCCATCGCCCGCGGAAGGATCGCTGATATCTTGTGGCAACAGGGCGACCTCGCCGAAGCCCGCCGCATCTTCGAGCAGGAACAACTTCCGATTTTGGAGGCCCTTGGCGACAAGCGCGAATTCGTCATCGCCCAAGGAAAGATCGCCGATATCCTGCAGGAACAGGGCGACCTCGACGGGGCGCTGGATCTACATCTGTCCCGCCTTCCGGAAGCAGAACACATGCAAGACAGTCACATGATCGCGTATATCCGTTACCACTGCGCCAAGATTAGGTTGCTGCGTGACGATCTCGAACCTGGTGACTTGCAGGTGATCGTAGACGAATTGACCGATTCGTTTATCATCAGCCACAAACTCGACGACCAACTTTTTACGGGAATTAGTGGGGAATTACTGGCCCAGGTATTGGCCCTGGGCGGCCAAACAGTCGATGCTTTGGGGGTATTGGACCTGGCTGAACAGGCATACGATGAGTTCGGCGACCAGTCCGATATTTATCATTGCCAAGCTCTAAGGGCAGAAATCTTAAAAACTGCTGAGAGGGATGACCAAACATGA
- a CDS encoding YeeE/YedE family protein, translating to MIETEFTPLASALGGALIGLASVFLMWLRGNVFGATGILAGFLQPSSSTDWSWRAAILAGMLTGPLIYLSLTGGFPEIQVPVSTLSMVVGGLIVGVGVTYGSGCTSGHGVCGMARFSPRSIVATLTFMAGTAIMVYLTRHVFGL from the coding sequence ATGATCGAAACCGAATTTACACCTCTGGCATCCGCCCTCGGCGGCGCACTGATTGGCTTGGCCTCTGTGTTCCTGATGTGGCTGCGCGGCAACGTGTTTGGCGCGACGGGTATCCTTGCGGGCTTTTTGCAGCCCAGCAGCTCGACCGATTGGTCGTGGCGGGCCGCGATCTTGGCGGGCATGCTGACGGGACCACTCATTTATCTTTCACTGACCGGTGGTTTTCCTGAAATTCAGGTGCCTGTGTCGACGCTGTCGATGGTCGTGGGTGGATTGATCGTTGGGGTCGGTGTGACCTATGGGTCCGGCTGCACGTCAGGACATGGGGTTTGCGGCATGGCCCGGTTTTCACCGCGCTCGATCGTGGCAACCCTGACCTTTATGGCTGGCACGGCGATCATGGTCTATCTGACCCGCCACGTCTTTGGTTTGTGA
- a CDS encoding SulP family inorganic anion transporter codes for MKPELRSVASGAALRRYLPILDWGSRYDNTALTSDLVAAVIVTIMLIPQSLAYALLAGLPAEMGLYASILPLVAYAIFGTSRALAVGPVAVVSLMTAAAVGNLGLDNPAEYAAAAITLAFLSGLILLVMGMFRLGFLANFLSHPVIAGFITASGLLIATSQLKHILGIDAHGHSLFDLLGSLFAHVSQTNLITLAIGVATVAFLFWVRKGLKPLLLSFGLGPRLAEVLAKAGPVGAVAVTTLLSWGFDLQSKGVAIVGDVPQGLPPLTFPSFDADLWTSLFGSALLISIIGFVESISVAQTLAAKKRQRIVPDQELVGLGASNIAAAMSGGYPVTGGFARSVVNFDAGAETPAAGAFTAIGIAAAALFLTPLLFFLPTATLAATIIVAVLSLVDFHILKATWAYHRADFTAVLATILLTLSFGVEIGVSAGVVLSIVLYLYKTSRPHIAEVGLIPGTQHFRNINRHAVLTHPELVTLRLDENLYFANARFIEDYLLARVAKGGLKHVVLMCSAVNEIDLSALETLEELNRQLDDAGITLSLSEVKGPVMDRLMRTDFVSKLSGCVYLTQFAAMQALGPVDGAVPVCNGQGDAA; via the coding sequence ATGAAACCCGAGCTAAGATCGGTGGCGTCCGGCGCTGCCCTTAGACGCTATTTGCCAATTCTCGACTGGGGATCGCGCTATGACAACACGGCGCTGACCTCGGATCTGGTGGCGGCGGTGATTGTGACGATCATGTTGATCCCGCAATCGCTGGCCTATGCGCTGCTGGCGGGCCTGCCCGCCGAGATGGGGCTTTACGCCTCGATCCTGCCTTTGGTCGCCTATGCGATCTTCGGCACCTCGCGTGCCTTGGCTGTGGGGCCGGTTGCGGTGGTCAGTTTGATGACTGCGGCGGCTGTGGGCAATCTTGGCTTGGACAATCCGGCGGAATACGCAGCGGCGGCGATCACGCTGGCATTTCTGTCGGGGCTGATCCTTCTGGTCATGGGCATGTTCCGTCTAGGGTTCCTGGCAAATTTCCTGAGCCACCCGGTGATTGCAGGTTTTATCACGGCGTCCGGGCTTCTGATCGCCACAAGTCAGCTGAAACACATCCTTGGGATCGACGCGCATGGGCATTCCCTTTTTGATCTGCTCGGATCGCTGTTTGCGCATGTGTCGCAGACAAATCTGATCACCCTCGCCATCGGCGTCGCCACTGTCGCGTTTCTGTTCTGGGTGCGTAAGGGATTGAAACCCTTGCTGCTTTCCTTCGGCCTTGGCCCGCGCCTGGCGGAAGTTCTGGCGAAAGCCGGACCGGTGGGGGCTGTTGCGGTCACGACACTGCTCAGCTGGGGATTTGATCTGCAATCCAAAGGTGTCGCTATCGTTGGCGATGTGCCGCAAGGCCTGCCGCCGCTGACTTTTCCCAGCTTCGATGCGGACCTTTGGACCAGCCTGTTTGGCTCAGCCTTACTGATTTCCATCATCGGGTTTGTCGAAAGTATCTCTGTCGCGCAAACGCTGGCAGCCAAGAAGCGTCAGCGCATCGTGCCGGATCAGGAACTTGTCGGGCTGGGTGCGTCGAACATCGCAGCGGCCATGTCGGGTGGCTATCCGGTCACCGGGGGCTTTGCGCGGTCTGTCGTCAATTTTGACGCTGGCGCAGAAACACCGGCAGCCGGCGCCTTTACTGCCATCGGCATTGCCGCAGCGGCGTTGTTTTTAACGCCACTGCTGTTCTTCCTGCCGACGGCCACGTTGGCGGCCACCATCATCGTGGCCGTGCTGAGCCTTGTTGATTTCCACATCCTGAAAGCCACCTGGGCCTATCACCGCGCTGATTTCACCGCCGTTCTGGCGACCATTCTGCTGACGCTCAGCTTCGGGGTCGAAATCGGTGTGTCAGCGGGCGTTGTGCTGTCGATCGTACTGTATCTGTACAAAACCTCGCGGCCCCATATTGCCGAGGTTGGGTTGATCCCCGGCACCCAGCATTTCCGCAACATCAACCGCCATGCGGTGTTGACCCATCCGGAACTTGTAACGCTGCGGCTGGATGAGAACCTCTATTTCGCCAATGCGCGGTTCATTGAGGATTATCTGCTGGCCCGCGTTGCAAAAGGGGGGCTCAAACATGTCGTGCTGATGTGCTCGGCCGTGAATGAGATTGACCTGTCCGCGCTGGAAACGCTGGAAGAACTGAACCGCCAGTTGGATGATGCCGGGATCACTCTGAGCTTGTCCGAGGTCAAAGGCCCGGTGATGGATCGCCTGATGCGGACCGATTTCGTGTCAAAACTGTCGGGCTGCGTCTACCTGACCCAATTTGCGGCCATGCAGGCACTTGGGCCAGTGGATGGGGCGGTTCCCGTCTGTAACGGGCAGGGCGACGCTGCGTAA
- a CDS encoding SDR family NAD(P)-dependent oxidoreductase has protein sequence MQITENTVVTVTGGASGLGGAVAEALANAGAKVGIFDLNEDAGQAMAAKIGGAFAKVDVSDPASVAEGFKALRTALGQERVMVNCAGIAPASKTQSKGEPHDPAIFAKTISVNLIGTFNCASQAAAGMASMDPVTADGERGVIINTASIAAFDGQIGQLAYAASKGGVVGMTLPMARDLMRDGIRVMTIAPGIFKTPMVAGLPQEVQDSLGAQVPFPSRLGDPAEYAAMVRHIVENSMLNGEVIRLDGAIRMAPR, from the coding sequence ATGCAGATCACTGAAAACACCGTTGTCACCGTCACTGGCGGGGCGTCCGGACTTGGCGGCGCTGTGGCCGAAGCGTTGGCCAATGCGGGCGCAAAAGTGGGCATATTTGACCTGAACGAAGACGCAGGCCAAGCGATGGCCGCAAAAATCGGTGGCGCGTTTGCCAAGGTGGATGTCTCTGACCCCGCATCGGTTGCTGAAGGGTTCAAGGCATTGCGCACAGCACTTGGGCAAGAACGTGTGATGGTGAATTGCGCGGGCATTGCGCCCGCATCAAAAACCCAGTCGAAGGGCGAACCGCACGATCCTGCGATTTTCGCCAAGACCATCAGCGTGAACCTGATCGGAACGTTTAACTGTGCCAGCCAGGCGGCGGCAGGCATGGCATCAATGGACCCAGTCACGGCAGACGGTGAACGCGGGGTGATCATCAACACCGCCTCAATCGCTGCGTTTGACGGCCAAATCGGGCAACTGGCCTATGCCGCGTCAAAAGGGGGCGTGGTGGGCATGACCCTGCCCATGGCGCGCGACCTGATGCGTGACGGCATCCGTGTTATGACCATCGCACCGGGCATTTTCAAAACGCCGATGGTCGCAGGCCTCCCGCAAGAGGTGCAAGACAGCCTCGGCGCACAGGTTCCGTTCCCGTCACGTTTGGGCGACCCCGCGGAATATGCTGCCATGGTGCGCCACATCGTTGAAAACAGCATGCTAAACGGCGAAGTGATCCGGCTGGACGGCGCGATCCGAATGGCACCGCGGTAA
- a CDS encoding MBL fold metallo-hydrolase: MKDYPVNTALKPEVKAFFEEDSNTISYVVKDPASNACAVIDSVMDIDYAAGRITHDHADEIIAYIKAEGLELEWLIETHVHADHLSAAPYIQQELGGKIGIGSQITVVQEVFGKVFNEGTEFQRDGSQFDRLFEDGDTYKIGAMEAFVMHTPGHTPACMVHVIGNAGFVGDTLFMPDGGSARADFPGGDAGELYDSIQKVLALPDETRLFMCHDYGPNGRDIQWETSVADEKEHNIHVGGGKSKDEFVKFRTERDAQLDMPRLIIPSLQVNMRAGDMPPADKDGKTFLKVPVNTL; the protein is encoded by the coding sequence ATGAAAGACTATCCCGTCAACACCGCCCTCAAACCCGAGGTGAAAGCCTTTTTTGAGGAAGACTCGAATACCATTTCATATGTGGTGAAAGATCCCGCATCGAACGCCTGTGCCGTGATCGACAGCGTAATGGACATTGATTACGCCGCGGGCCGGATCACCCATGATCATGCGGATGAGATCATCGCCTATATCAAAGCCGAGGGGCTTGAGCTGGAATGGTTGATCGAAACCCATGTCCACGCGGATCACCTGTCGGCTGCGCCTTATATCCAGCAAGAGCTGGGCGGCAAGATCGGCATTGGAAGCCAGATCACCGTCGTGCAAGAGGTGTTCGGCAAAGTCTTCAACGAAGGCACCGAATTCCAGCGTGACGGCAGCCAGTTTGACCGACTGTTTGAGGATGGTGACACCTACAAGATCGGCGCGATGGAGGCATTTGTGATGCACACGCCGGGCCACACGCCCGCCTGTATGGTGCATGTGATTGGTAATGCTGGATTTGTGGGCGACACGCTGTTCATGCCGGATGGCGGATCTGCGCGCGCTGATTTCCCCGGTGGGGACGCAGGAGAGCTGTATGACTCGATCCAGAAGGTGTTGGCACTGCCTGATGAGACACGGCTGTTCATGTGCCACGACTACGGCCCGAACGGACGCGATATTCAGTGGGAAACCTCGGTGGCGGACGAGAAAGAGCACAACATTCATGTGGGCGGTGGCAAGTCCAAAGACGAATTCGTGAAATTCCGCACCGAACGCGACGCTCAGCTGGACATGCCGCGGCTGATCATTCCGTCGCTGCAGGTTAATATGCGCGCGGGCGACATGCCGCCTGCGGACAAAGACGGTAAAACGTTCCTCAAAGTGCCCGTGAACACGCTTTGA
- a CDS encoding YeeE/YedE family protein encodes MKLFLTYLAGLVFGLGISISGMANPAKVLNFFDVFGSWDPSLAFVMGAALLVAAPGYALVLKREKPAFAESFKLPGTRLIDRKLVLGSFTFGIGWGLAGFCPGASLPVISTGNPSVLIFTAALIAGMLLARWMIANAARRNDLAQAN; translated from the coding sequence ATGAAACTTTTCCTGACATATTTGGCGGGCCTGGTTTTTGGCCTTGGGATCTCAATCTCTGGCATGGCAAACCCTGCCAAGGTGCTGAACTTTTTTGACGTCTTCGGATCTTGGGATCCAAGCCTTGCCTTCGTTATGGGCGCTGCCCTTTTGGTAGCGGCACCGGGCTATGCGCTTGTGCTGAAACGAGAAAAACCGGCCTTTGCCGAAAGCTTTAAGCTGCCGGGCACCCGGCTGATTGATCGCAAACTGGTTTTGGGCTCGTTCACCTTTGGCATTGGCTGGGGACTTGCAGGATTTTGCCCGGGCGCCTCTTTGCCCGTCATTTCAACCGGAAACCCATCGGTCCTGATTTTCACCGCAGCTTTGATTGCGGGCATGTTGTTGGCCCGCTGGATGATTGCAAACGCTGCGCGTCGCAATGACCTCGCGCAAGCAAACTAA